In Zygosaccharomyces rouxii strain CBS732 chromosome F complete sequence, a single window of DNA contains:
- the HAC1 gene encoding transcription factor HAC1 (some similarities with uniprot|P41546 Saccharomyces cerevisiae YFL031W HAC1 bZIP transcription factor (ATF/CREB1 homolog) that regulates the unfolded protein response via UPRE binding and membrane biogenesis ER stress-induced splicing pathway utilizing Ire1p Trl1p and Ada5p facilitates efficient Hac1p synthesis), translated as MSEDLVIPSDFKSTLPPRKRARTQEEKEQRKIERILRNRRAAHQSREKKRVHLQRLEQKCKLMESLLGRIDDLDGLIRDKKGKDLLKQYRSFAASDDEDEYENENQNGSCDKEETPSSGISSESVSSVKSESEAGLVQLQTPENYKVEEDTGISEFAAPTDLTPVSFVNEDPKSFNLVLTNNGDSDTLAPSQPLQPVWLGVEDDDDGSFEFDDWRNPAVIAVS; from the coding sequence ATGAGTGAAGATCTAGTCATACCAAgtgatttcaaatccacattaccaccaagaaaGAGGGCTAGAACCCAGGAGGAGAAAGAACagagaaaaattgagaGAATTCTCAGAAACAGGAGGGCCGCCCATCAGAGtagagagaaaaaaagagtTCACCTACAGAGATTAGAACAGAAATGTAAATTGATGGAATCTCTGTTAGGtagaattgatgatttggacGGGTTGATCAGAGATAAAAAAGGCAAAGATTTGTTGAAACAATACAGATCTTTTGCCGCCTCTGACGACGAAGACGAATACGAGAACGAAAATCAAAACGGCTCTTGCGACAAGGAAGAAACACCATCTTCCGGTATCAGTAGCGAGAGTGTTAGTTCGGTAAAGTCTGAGTCTGAAGCAGGACTGGTTCAGCTTCAGACTCCTGAAAACTATAAggttgaagaagatactGGTATCTCTGAATTTGCGGCCCCTACCGATTTGACTCCTGTGAGTTTCGTCAATGAAGATccaaaaagtttcaatttGGTTCTAACGAATAATGGCGACTCTGACACCTTGGCACCATCCCAACCACTACAACCAGTTTGGTTAGGAGTGGAGGACGACGACGACGgttcatttgaatttgacgATTGGCGTAATCCAGCAGTGATTGCCGTATCGTAA